One stretch of Pyrenophora tritici-repentis strain M4 chromosome 4, whole genome shotgun sequence DNA includes these proteins:
- a CDS encoding DUF1253 multi-domain protein yields the protein MAHVLMVTSNINMREPPETEESESEASDDAASDDDEEEAQPASNAYATLLQSFSTRHAGSEEHRKKRRKLDHEEVPQEDISEAEEASVYGTPEGDGTVVDQEQHETDDEAADEDDGKEQELEKAYEKHFANPDENELATRLKQIAANQWSSQKLTCGSGTTKGFGVLQIPVEEAQTPPKKLKSVHDIQLKQRLVENAQNKVGNFDQVEQTIAPSIFGYQDLLFGARTVQNACRLRDITCLHALNHILMTRDRVLKNNAKLAAAPDDVDAEYRDQGFTRPKILFLLETKQACVRVLDSITKLHEFEQQENKKRFLDSFSQPEDKFSEDRPADFRELFEGNDENEFRIGVKLTRKTLKLYSTFYNSDIIFASTLGLRRAIESGDPKKKDYDFLSSIEMVIMEQADATLMQNWEHAEYVFEHLNLQPKDAHGCDFSRVRSWYLDGHAPHIRQTIVLSAFVTPKINTLYNKHMRNVAGRLKYTADHTDGLIESLSYGIKQTFVRFDSPSHLTDPDARFKYFSSSILPSITRLPRTVDAGGLGVLIFIPSYLDFVRVRNSLVDSDFSYASISEYTDATDVRKARSHFMNGKHALLLYTGRAHHFHRYNIRGVKRVVFYGVPENPKFYDEVVGFVGKSIERAEISRQEASVRVCFSKWEKMELERIVGTKRVGKLVRERGDVFDFV from the coding sequence ATGGCCCACGTACTGATGGTCACAAGCAACATCAACATGCGCGAACCACCCGAAACTGAAGAGAGTGAATCTGAGGCCTCAGACGATGCAGCCTcggacgacgacgaagaagaagcccAGCCTGCTTCCAACGCCTACGCCACCCTCCTACAGTCTTTCTCGACGCGCCATGCCGGTTCAGAGGAACATCGCAAGAAGAGACGGAAGCTGGATCATGAGGAAGTGCCGCAAGAGGATATATCCGAAGCCGAGGAGGCATCTGTCTATGGCACGCCAGAGGGTGATGGAACAGTTGTCGACCAGGAACAGCATGAGACCGACGACGAAGCTGCAGACGAAGATGATGGTAAAGAGCAGGAACTTGAAAAAGCCTACGAAAAACACTTTGCGAACCCCGACGAGAACGAGCTGGCAACACGGCTGAAGCAAATAGCGGCGAATCAATGGTCGTCACAAAAGCTTACTTGTGGTTCAGGGACCACCAAGGGTTTTGGAGTATTGCAAATTCCAGTTGAAGAGGCTCAAACCCCACCCAAAAAATTGAAGAGTGTCCATGACATTCAGCTCAAGCAACGGCTTGTGGAGAATGCCCAGAACAAAGTTGGAAACTTTGACCAAGTCGAACAAACTATTGCGCCTTCCATATTCGGATATCAGGACTTGCTGTTCGGAGCGAGAACAGTGCAGAACGCCTGCCGTCTCCGCGACATCACCTGTCTCCATGCGCTGAACCATATCCTGATGACACGGGATCGGGTGCTTAAGAACAACGCAAAGCTTGCAGCTGCGCCCGATGATGTCGATGCCGAATATCGCGACCAGGGCTTCACACGACCAAAGATCCTATTCCTACTCGAAACTAAGCAGGCCTGCGTCCGTGTTCTGGACTCAATCACAAAACTCCATGAGTTTGAGCAGCAGGAAAACAAGAAAAGATTTCTGGACAGTTTCTCGCAGCCGGAAGACAAGTTCTCAGAAGACAGACCTGCAGACTTCCGAGAACTCTTCGAAGGCAACGACGAGAACGAGTTCCGTATTGGCGTAAAGCTAACCCGCAAAACACTGAAACTATATTCGACTTTCTACAACTCCGACATCATCTTCGCATCCACACTAGGCCTGCGACGAGCCATCGAGTCAGGCGACCCTAAGAAGAAAGACTACGACTTCCTCTCTTCCATTGAAATGGTCATCATGGAGCAAGCTGACGCCACACTAATGCAAAACTGGGAGCACGCCGAATACGTCTTTGAGCACCTTAACCTCCAACCCAAAGATGCTCACGGCTGCGACTTCTCACGTGTCCGATCCTGGTATCTTGACGGCCACGCCCCTCACATCCGCCAAACAATCGTCCTCTCTGCCTTTGTCACCCCCAAAATAAACACCCTCTACAACAAACATATGCGCAACGTAGCCGGTCGATTGAAATACACCGCCGACCACACCGACGGCCTTATCGAGTCCCTTTCCTACGGCATCAAGCAGACCTTTGTCCGTTTCGACTCGCCCTCTCATCTCACCGACCCAGACGCCCGCTTCAAATACTTTTCCTCCTCAATCCTCCCTTCCATTACCCGCCTACCCCGCACCGTCGACGCAGGCGGTCTCGGCGTCCTCATCTTCATCCCCTCTTACCTCGACTTCGTCCGCGTACGAAACTCACTCGTCGACTCTGATTTCTCATACGCGTCCATCTCCGAATACACCGACGCAACCGACGTGCGTAAGGCGCGTTCTCACTTCATGAACGGCAAACACGCGTTATTACTGTACACGGGCCGCGCGCATCATTTCCACCGATACAACATCAGGGGTGTGAAACGCGTCGTGTTCTACGGGGTACCTGAGAATCCGAAGTTTTACGACGAGGTGGTTGGGTTTGTGGGCAAGTCGATTGAGAGGGCGGAGATTAGTAGACAAGAGGCGAGTGTTAGGGTGTGCTTTTCAAAGTGGGAGAAGATGGAGTTGGAGAGGATTGTGGGGACCAAGAGGGTGGGGAAATTGGTTAGGGAGAGGGGGGATGTTTTTGATTTTGTTTGA
- a CDS encoding TAF19, Transcription initiation factor TFIID, subunit TAF13: MTEPRMRLRQKGQQFPTQDLEAFLLAFGDNDYPLPETIRVLDEIITDYIIETCHEAASVAHHARRAKIKLDDFKFMLRRDTGKLGRVSEMLETDKELKRKRKAFDTDEGAVTVRSA, encoded by the exons ATGACAGAACCACGTATGCGCCTGCGCCAAAAAGGCCAACAATTCCCCACACAAGACT TAGAAGCCTTCCTCCTCGCTTTCGGCGACAACGACTACCCCCTCCCCGAAACCATTCGCGTCCTCGACGAAATAATAACAGACTACATCATCGAAACATGCCACGAAGCCGCCTCAGTAGCGCACCACGCGCGGCGCGCAAAAATCAAGCTCGACGATTTCAAATTCATGCTTCGTCGCGATACGGGGAAGCTGGGTAGGGTGAGCGAGATGCTGGAGACGGATAAGGAGCTGAAGCGGAAGAGGAAGGCGTTTGATACTGATGAGGGAGCTGT TACGGTGCGTAGTGCATGA
- a CDS encoding UPF0160 multi-domain protein — protein sequence MATENPAKRLKTDVPTIGTHNGHFHADEALAVSMLQLLPTYQDAQLVRTRDPALLAECHTVVDVGGEYEDGKKRYDHHQRGFDVVFPGHTTKLSSAGLVYMHFGKDIITTVTGLQGADCDLLYEKIYSDFIEAFDANDNGISALDPKDLEKAGLEKKFATSGFTIASVVNRYNYGPKSPKSDETKTPETQQAEEDMRFMSASRFVGEQFRWELIDRAQSWLPARHQVKQAYDARLQYDPQGRILVLPEGMPWADHLYNFEKETQQPQGVAPQVLYVLFPEDKPEGKWRIRAVSKENSGFENRKDLPDAWKGVRDEQLDQVSGIPGCVFVHAAGFIGGNKTFDGALAMAKKALEL from the exons ATGGCCACCGAAAACCCCGCCAAGAGGCTCAAGACCGATGTTCCCACCATTGGCACGCATAA TGGTCACTTCCATGCCGACGAGGCGCTCGCGGTTTCGATGCTGCAGCTCCTGCCTACTTACCAGGATGCTCAACTCGTCCGTACCCGTGACCCGGCTCTTTTGGCCGAATGCCACACTGTTGTAGACGTCGGCGGCGAGTACGAGGATGGCAAGAAGCGTTACGACCATCACCAGCGCGGTTTCGACGTCGTCTTCCCCGGCCACACCACCAAGCTCTCCTCGGCGGGGCTTGTCTACATGCACTTTGGCAAAGACATAATCACCACTGTCACTGGTCTTCAGGGCGCGGACTGCGACCTGCTTTATGAGAAGATCTACAGTGACTTCATTGAAGCCTTTGATGCCAACGACAACGGAATCAGCGCCCTTGACCCCAAGGACCTCGAGAAGGCGGGCTTGGAGAAGAAATTTGCGACCAGCGGTTTCACCATCGCGAGTGTCGTCAACCGCTACAACTATGGCCCCAAGTCGCCAAAGTCGGACGAGACCAAGACCCCAGAGACCCAACAGGCCGAGGAGGACATGCGCTTCATGTCTGCATCTCGCTTCGTCGGCGAGCAGTTCCGTTGGGAGCTCATCGACCGTGCTCAATCATGGCTCCCTGCTCGTCACCAGGTGAAGCAGGCCTACGACGCGCGTCTCCAATACGACCCCCAGGGACGTATCCTGGTCCTTCCTGAGGGCATGCCTTGGGCCGATCACCTTTACAATTTCGAGAAGGAGACGCAACAACCACAAGGCGTTGCTCCCCAGGTCCTGTATGTCTTGTTCCCTGAAGACAAGCCAGAGGGCAAGTGGCGCATTCGCGCTGTTAGCAAGGAGAACAGTGGTTTCGAGAACCGCAAGGATCTCCCTGATGCCTGGAAGGGTGTGCGTGACGAGCAGCTCGACCAGGTCTCGGGTATTCCAGGCTGCGTCTTTGTCCACGCCGCTGGCTTTATCGGAGGCAACAAGACCTTTGATGGCGCGCTGGCTATGGCGAAGAAGGCATTGGAGCTGTAG
- a CDS encoding kinase, whose product MSSLENNIRRTFEVLFPKIHHHRQQSSDPIILGITGLQGSGKSTWASMVVKILSQEHNLHTITVSLDDFYKTHDELVARREQDPSNKLYRTRGQPGTHDEQLAQKFFHDLKEYNGQGKLQIPSFDKSKFNGEGDRAPESEWPTITQKPDVVVFEGWCVGFQPVSQAFLEERYLLAKAGKLTINTPADHQLSHLLDVNENLKRYCDAFMGPKHFDFFIHIDTDNLRNVYTWRLQQEHKMIESKGSGMSDEQVRAFIDGYMPSYEIYLDQLRKGLFEHKGKMVRVSLNREREIEGIEEL is encoded by the coding sequence ATGTCTAGTCTAGAAAACAACATCCGTAGGACCTTCGAAGTTCTATTTCCAAAGATACACCACCATCGACAACAGTCGTCCGATCCCATTATTCTTGGCATTACCGGGCTGCAAGGCTCAGGAAAATCCACATGGGCATCCATGGTTGTCAAGATCCTATCTCAAGAGCACAACCTTCATACAATAACCGTCTCTCTTGATGACTTTTACAAGACACACGACGAGCTGGTAGCGCGACGGGAACAGGATCCTAGTAACAAACTCTACCGCACACGCGGCCAGCCAGGCACGCACGACGAGCAATTGGCCCAGAAGTTCTTCCATGACCTGAAAGAATATAATGGCCAAGGCAAACTCCAGATCCCAAGCTTCGATAAGAGTAAATTCAACGGAGAAGGGGACCGAGCTCCCGAGTCGGAATGGCCGACAATAACGCAGAAGCCGGATGTTGTCGTTTTCGAAGGCTGGTGTGTTGGCTTCCAGCCCGTTTCACAGGCTTTCCTGGAAGAAAGATACTTGCTTGCGAAAGCTGGGAAGCTCACTATCAACACCCCTGCAGATCACCAGCTTTCTCATCTCCTCGACGTAAATGAGAACCTCAAACGGTATTGCGATGCGTTCATGGGTCCGAAGCACTTTGACTTCTTCATTCATATTGATACGGACAATCTCAGGAACGTGTATACCTGGCGACTTCAGCAGGAGCATAAGATGATCGAGTCAAAGGGGTCTGGGATGTCGGACGAGCAGGTTCGTGCGTTCATTGATGGGTATATGCCGAGCTATGAGATCTACCTGGATCAACTGCGCAAAGGCTTGTTTGAACATAAGGGCAAGATGGTGAGAGTGTCTTTGAATAGAGAAagagagattgagggtatTGAGGAGCTTTGA
- a CDS encoding DUF1242 domain containing protein, translating to MRPPGTALFNFQSLLLVILLTICTSTYAHYVFPGIIDRNKDTYYVSPIWKAARVGERLSPYVSIACVIMAALEFMG from the exons ATGCGGCCGCCGGGG ACTGCCCTCTTCAACTTCCAATCCCTCCTCCTCGTCATCCTGCTCACAATCTGCACCTCGACATACGCACACTACGTCTTCCCCGGCATCATCGACCGTAACAAGGACACGTACTATGTATCCCCCATATGGAAGGCTGCTCGTGTGGGCGAGCGGTTGAGTCCGTATGTTAGTATTGCGTGTGTGATTATGGCT GCACTTGAGTTTATGGGCTAA
- a CDS encoding ICE2 domain containing protein: MWATVSRVVSSTTFLGAIIFTIPLAFDIGGRTCGLAFSLSLSAYYFLYSILRLATPDYSRFRWFLCNVVAWAQWLAIPTLLIWSLNKFSIDATNNAGWVERTFDGKRADFESVHDWIFGSQGLLQNASIGAWDKTLRYSTPVFQIAEGFCSLLVIQAAGQITRWVVNRERGDSWMIGLLITSASIISTSVYFLWRITTFPEISNVDAILIGVAITTAIFLGGWGIVSARGNPVESSLLFAYVTLCIYQIFTDYQPSPGSVAESTAPSDPALPPLPPIIMASYTTLLHALGSLPTIAHTGFNLMVGAIMTITPSVIISLAYRVFVMYAAARIIPAIRESGARALSQEPSLDDDDETSKILGFLTWFSPSIIIAVYTSLLMQHFASGNGGDGSAATGEWWTNQGGDAGGNFWRWINLAMTMGLYAIELKISNADDDGRLTSHWKTD, encoded by the exons ATGTGGGCTACTGTATCGAGAGTAGTCTCGTCCACAACCTTTCTAGGCGCCATCATCTTCACCATACCCCTCGCCTTCGACATTGGCGGCCGTACCTGTGGACTCGCCTTTTCCCTGTCCCTCAGCGCATACTACTTCCTCTACTCCATCCTGCGCTTAGCCACGCCAGACTATTCGCGCTTTAGATGGTTTCTGTGTAATGTCGTGGCTTGGGCGCAATGGCTGGCAATACCAACACTTTTGATCTGGAGCCTGAACAAGTTTTCCATCGATGCGACCAATAACGCGGGCTGGGTGGAGCGCACATTTGACGGCAAGAGAGCCGACTTTGAGAGCGTGCACGACTGGATCTTTGGCAGTCAAGGCCTCCTGCAGAATGCCTCGATAGGTGCCTGGGACAAGACACTGAGATATAGCACCCCTGTCTTTCAGATCGCAGAGGGTTTCTGCAGCCTTTTGGTCATTCAGGCTGCAGGACAAATCACCAGATGGGTCGTCAATCGCGAGCGTGGTGACAGCTGGATG ATTGGTCTCCTAATCACTTCCGCCTCCATCATCTCCACCTCCGTCTACTTCCTCTGGCGCATTACGACTTTCCCCGAGATTAGCAATGTGGACGCAATTCTAATTGGCGTGGCCATCACAACTGCCATCTTTCTTGGTGGATGGGGCATTGTCAGTGCGAGGGGTAACCCAGTCGAGTCGTCGCTCTTA TTTGCATATGTCACACTATGCATCTACCAAATCTTCACCGACTACCAGCCTTCTCCAGGCTCCGTAGCCGAGTCAACTGCTCCTTCTGATCCTGCGCTTCCTCCGCTACCACCCATCATCATGGCTTCGTATACCACGCTACTTCACGCACTTGGCTCCCTGCCTACGATTGCTCATACTGGCTTCAACCTCATGGTGGGAGCCATCATGACCATCACACCTTCCGTCATCATCTCTCTCGCATACCGCGTCTTCGTCATGTACGCCGCGGCACGCATCATTCCGGCTATACGAGAGAGCGGCGCGCGAGCACTATCCCAAGAACCCAGTctcgacgacgacgatgaaACATCCAAGATTCTCGGTTTCTTAACTTGGTTCAGTCCAAGCATCATCATCGCAGTCTACACGAGCTTGCTGATGCAGCACTTTGCTAGTGGGAACGGCGGTGACGGAAGTGCCGCAACGGGCGAGTGGTGGACCAACCAAGGAGGCGATGCAGGAGGCAACTTTTGGCGATGGATCAATTTGGCCATGACCATGGGTCTGTATGCCATTGAACTGAAAATCTCGAATGCGGATGACGATGGCCGGCTAACAAGTCATTGGAAGACGGACTAG
- a CDS encoding NmrA multi-domain protein, which produces MAITNVALIGGTGTLGAPVLKALKASEFDIFVLNRRTSKSVYPKTKVITVPDDLNVDEVAKALREKNIDALIITIAGSHVDSQKKLIDAAFKAGVKRMMPAEFGSCDSADEQTNEILPLMKGKKVVRDYLLTLQDKEREDGMGKLTWTSLITGHFFDWGMTCGLLKFDLKARKAYILDGGNIKFSATNLDFIGKAVVKILEKADETANKLLYVHGLHVTQLEVLAALEKATGEKFERIDQNSKEELDVARPKMLEGDGEAREEVVAVWGIVAADWKEKEGFANSLLGLQEEDLDEVIRRVVSEM; this is translated from the coding sequence ATGGCCATTACCAACGTCGCCCTCATCGGCGGCACAGGAACGCTAGGTGCACCTGTCCTAAAGGCGCTCAAAGCCTCCGAATTCGACATCTTCGTCCTCAACCGTCGCACATCCAAATCGGTGTATCCGAAAACTAAAGTCATTACCGTGCCGGATGATCTCAACGTTGATGAAGTCGCCAAAGCCCTGCGGGAGAAGAACATCGACGCCTTAATCATTACCATTGCTGGCAGCCATGTCGACTCGCAAAAGAAGCTAATCGATGCTGCATTCAAAGCTGGTGTCAAGCGCATGATGCCTGCAGAATTCGGAAGCTGCGACTCTGCAGACGAGCAGACGAACGAGATCTTGCCGCTGATGAAGGGCAAGAAGGTCGTTCGGGACTACCTTTTGACACTACAAGACAAAGAGCGAGAAGACGGCATGGGCAAACTTACCTGGACATCTCTCATCACGGGACACTTCTTCGACTGGGGTATGACCTGCGGTCTACTAAAGTTCGATTTAAAGGCTCGAAAGGCGTATATCCTTGACGGCGGCAACATCAAGTTCTCCGCTACGAATCTAGACTTTATCGGCAAAGCTGTTGTTAAGATTCTCGAGAAAGCAGATGAAACCGCAAACAAGCTTTTGTACGTCCATGGCCTCCACGTCACACAACTCGAGGTCCTTGCTGCGCTAGAAAAGGCTACGGGGGAAAAGTTTGAGAGGATCGATCAGAACAGCAAGGAGGAGCTAGACGTTGCGAGACCAAAGATGCTGGAAGGCGACGGCGAGGCAAGGGAAGAAGTCGTTGCCGTATGGGGCATTGTCGCCGCTGACTGGAAGGAGAAGGAAGGCTTTGCCAACTCGTTACTTGGATTGCAGGAGGAGGATCTCGATGAAGTTATACGCCGAGTCGTTTCCGAGATGTGA
- a CDS encoding PRELI domain containing protein, translated as MKYFQQTVDFDYSWEEVSTSNWRKYGPWNEKTPHVIAVDTLSRSVDPATGILRTERLITCQQSTPKWIQTILGGQDTSMVYETSYVDPVAKKLTLCSMNMTWSDLLNVRETCIYQPVASSPNDKTAFTQRAEITALCGGWQKIKNSIEQFSVERFQQNAAKGKEGFEMVLERARQVFQEQREILQLQQAQQDSNILRQAKM; from the exons ATGAAGTACTTTCAGCAAACAGTCGACTTCGACTACTCGTGGGAAGAAGTCTCGACAAGCAACTGGCGCAAGTACGGCCCTTGGAACGAAAAGACACCCCATGTCATCGCTGTCGACACTCTCAGTCGGTCAGTCGACCCTGCCACAGGAATC TTACGAACAGAGCGTCTCATCACCTGCCAACAATCAACACCAAAGTGGATCCAGACCATCCTCGGCGGCCAAGACACATCCATGGTCTACGAGACATCCTACGTCGATCCTGTCGCTAAGAAGCTCACCCTCTGCTCCATGAACATGACATGGTCCGACCTCCTCAACGTTCGCGAAACATGCATATACCAGCCCGTCGCCTCATCGCCCAACGACAAGACTGCCTTTACCCAAAGAGCAGAAATCACGGCCCTATGTGGTGGCTGGCAGAAGATCAAGAACAGCATCGAGCAGTTTAGCGTCGAGCGCTTCCAGCAAAACGCCGCAAAGGGCAAGGAGGGGTTCGAGATGGTGCTCGAGAGAGCGCGACAAGTGTTCCAGGAACAGCGCGAGATTTTGCAGCTACAACAGGCACAGCAGGACAGCAACATCCTACGACAAGCCAAGATGTGA
- a CDS encoding PelB, Pectate lyase translates to MKYSLFAAVVAAFASGATAADAVKGAAEGFAKGVTGGGNAAPVYPTTTAQLISYLGDASPRVIVLTKTFDFTGTEGKATSSGCRPWGTGSNCQIAINQNGWCDNYQKGAPKVGSITYDKAGVLGITVKSNKSLIGQGSKGVIKGKGIRMTGGVKNIIIQNVRFTEINPQYVWGGDAITVDGADLIWIDHVTTDLIARQHIVLGNTASGRVTISNNEINGATAWSATCDGHHYWGLYLTGSNDLVTLKGNYIHHTSGRSPKVAGNTLLHAVNNYFSANSGHAFEADAGAKIVAEGNVFQDVKAASQSGLAGKFFASASNNAACKQYLGHNCEPNAYGNSAALAGADTSILSGFSGKSIASAGTAASAKNVVNTAGYGRI, encoded by the exons ATGAAGTACTCACTTTTTGCCGCTGTCGTGGCTGCTTTCGCTTCTGGCGCCACTGCTGCAGATGCTGTCAAGGGCGCTGCTGAAGGTTTCGCTAAGG GCGTGACTGGTGGTGGCAACGCCGCACCCGTGTACCCAACTACTACTGCGCAGCTCATCAGCTACCTCGGCGACGCCTCGCCCCGTGTCATTGTTCTGACCAAGACCTTCGACTTCACCGGCACTGAGGGCAAGGCAACCTCCTCGGGCTGCCGACCATGGGGAACTGGCTCCAACTGCCAGATTGCCATCAACCAGAACGGATGGTGTGACAACTACCAGAAGGGCGCTCCTAAGGTCGGCAGCATCACCTACGACAAAGCTGGTGTGCTTGGAATCACTGTCAAGTCCAACAAGTCTTTGATCGGTCAAGGCAGCAAGGGTGTCATCAAGGGCAAGGGTATTCGGATGACGGGCGGCGTGAAGAACATTATCATCCAGAACGTGCGCTTCACGGAAATCAACCCGCAATACGTCTGGGGTGGTGATGCTATCACCGTCGATGGAG CCGACCTTATATGGATCGACCACGTCACCACTGATCTCATTGCTCGCCAGCACATCGTCCTCGGTAACACTGCTTCTGGTCGTGTCACCATCTCTAACAACGAGATCAACGGAGCCACCGCTTGGTCTGCCACTTGCGACGG TCACCACTACTGGGGATTGTACCTTACCGGTAGCAACGACCTCGTTACCCTCAAGGGTAACTACATCCACCACACCTCCGGTCGTTCTCCCAAGGTCGCCGGCAACACCCTTCTCCACGCTGTCAACAACTACTTCTCTGCCAATTCCGGACACGCCTTTGAGGCTGACGCTGGTGCGAAGATCGTCGCCGAGGGCAACGTCTTCCAGGACGTCAAGGCAGCTTCTCAGTCTGGTCTCGCCGGAAAGTTCTTCGCATCAGCTTCCAACAATGCAGCATGCAAGCAATACCTTGGCCACAACTGCGAGCCCAACGCTTACGGCAACTCTGCCGCTCTTGCTGGTGCCGACACCAGCATCCTGTCTGGCTTCAGTGGCAAGAGCATTGCCTCTGCCGGTACTGCTGCTAGCGCTAAGAACGTTGTTAACACCGCTGGTTACGGAAGGATTTAA
- a CDS encoding metal-dependent protease PAD1/JAB1 superfamily, producing MAATDSFLHLARPLGPAPLGAQPSTAPLNVAIQPQAVFSILDHSLRRPADQERVIGTLLGTRSEDGTEIEIRNCYAVPHTETAEQVEVDMDYQKSMLALHLRANPREVLVGWYATSSDLNTFSALIQNFYSQQGDGTWPHPAVHLTVSTVPGQDIESKTYISAPIGVTAERAADSCLFIPVPHEIKYGEAERSGLELISSAKDREDRSQEVMTDLDSLERAIQHVLDMLERVSNYVNNVLDEEAEPSSALGQFLMNALSLAPKVEPADIERDFNAHIQDVLVVSYLANTIRTQIDLSNRLATAALTMGGGDVLAGDDKKDGDNNRGKGGDRRGGGKGRQQRQQEA from the exons ATGGCCGCCACCGACTCTTTCCTCCATCTCGCCCGCCCCCTTGGCCCAGCTCCGCTCGGTGCTCAGCCATCGACTGCCCCGCTGAACGTCGCCATCCAACCCCAG GCCGTCTTTTCTATCCTCGATCACTCACTCCGCCGCCCCGCCGACCAAGAACGTGTCATTGGTACCCTGCTCGGCACCCGCAGCGAAGACGGCACTGAAATCGAGATCCGCAACTGCTATGCTGTCCCCCACACCGAGACGGCCGAGCAGGTCGAGGTCGACATGGACTACCAGAAGTCGATGCTAGCCCTTCACCTTCGCGCGAACCCCCGTGAAGTCCTCGTTGGCTGGTATGCGACCAGCAGCGACCTCAACACCTTCTCCGCCCTCATCCAGAACTTTTACAGCCAGCAAGGCGACGGAACATGGCCACACCCCGCAGTCCATCTGACTGTTTCCACAGTACCAGGACAAGACATCGAGTCCAAGACATACATTTCCGCGCCCATTGGTGTTACTGCTGAGCGCGCTGCTGATTCTTGCTTATTCATCCCGGTTCCCCACGAGATCAAGTACGGCGAGGCAGAGAGGTCAGGACTGGAGCTCATTTCATCCGCAAAGGACCGTGAGGACCGATCACAAGAGGTCATGACCGACCTCGACTCGCTTGAGCGCGCAATCCAGCACGTACTTGACATGCTCGAGCGCGTGTCCAACTACGTTAACAACGTTTTGGACGAAGAGGCGGAGCCATCGTCAGCACTAGGTCAATTTTTGATGAATGCACTCAGCTTGGCACCCAAGGTTGAGCCCGCGGATATTGAGCGCGACTT CAACGCACACATTCAGGACGTTCTCGTGGTATCATACCTCGCCAACACTATTCGCACCCAAATTGACCTCTCAAATCGCCTTGCTACTGCAGCACTTACTATGGGCGGCGGTGACGTTCTCGCTGGTGACGACAAGAAGGACGGTGACAACAACAGGGGGAAGGGCGGTGACCGACGAGGAGGCGGCAAGGGCAGGCAGCAAAGGCAGCAAGAGGCATGA
- a CDS encoding mitochondrial 54S ribosomal protein uL3m has product MPPKAPLNWGLLPPSFLVPSSARYLLQQNASSPICRPAIAYTSIRTIKSTFTPKPDRFAHHPSKPALESTSTAALERRAHSTPLRTGLLAIKKGMTSMYDPETGKRAACTVLQVDRNEVVAHKRREKNGYWAVQIGAGQKEARNVTRPMLGHFAAAGVSPKRWVAEFEVRDEAGLQVGIGEMVGANWFTQGQFVDVKGTNKGKGFAGGMKRHGFGGQPASHGQSLMHRGMGSAGGSQGSGSRVLPGKRMPGNMGNQSCTVKNLKVLQVDEANGIVVVGGCVPGPNDQIIRVSDALGKPWPKGPMTTAELVAPQTLATAGVADASSAEATVSA; this is encoded by the exons ATGCCACCCAAAGCACCCCTCAATTGGGGTCTTCTACCTCCGTCCTTCCTCGTCCCTTCGTCAGCACGATATCTCCTCCAGCAAAATGCATCATCACCAATATGTAGACCCGCAATCGCATACACATCGATCCGTACCATAAAATCCACCTTCACACCCAAGCCCGACCGCTTCGCACACCACCCCTCCAAACCCGCCTTGGAAAGCACATCGACAGCCGCACTCGAGCGACGAGCCCACAGCACGCCCCTTCGCACAGGACTGCTCGCAATAAAAAAAGGCATGACGTCCATGTACGATCCAGAAACCGGCAAGCGAGCCGCCTGCACAGTACTGCAAGTGGACCGCAACGAAGTTGTCGCGCACAAGCGGAGAGAAAAGAACGGATACTGGGCTGTACAAATCGGGGCAGGCCAAAAGGAAGCGCGCAATGTCACACGCCCGATGCTCGGTCACTTTGCCGCCGCGGGCGTCAGTCCGAAGCGGTGGGTTGCTGAGTTTGAGGTGCGCGATGAGGCGGGGCTGCAGGTGGGTATTGGGGAGATGGTGGGCGCGAATTGGTTTACTCAAGGCCAGTTTGTGGATGTCAAGGGCACGAATAAGGGAAAGGGGTTTGCGGGT GGAATGAAACGACATGGCTTTGGCGGTCAACCTGCTTCTCACGGTCAATCGCTCATGCATCGTGGTATGGGTTCCGCGGGAGGATCTCAGGGCTCTGGATCCCGTGTTTTGCCTGGCAAGCGCATGCCTGGTAACATGGGTAACCAGAGCTGTACAGTCAAGAACTTGAAGGTACTACAGGTTGATGAGGCAAACGGCATTGTAGTTGTTGGTG GCTGCGTACCAGGTCCAAACGACCAAATCATTCGCGTCTCAGATGCTCTCGGTAAGCCATGGCCAAAGGGCCCGATGACGACGGCGGAACTGGTAGCTCCGCAGACGCTGGCTACGGCTGGGGTTGCGGATGCTTCTTCTGCAGAGGCTACTGTGAGTGCGTGA